From Planctomycetota bacterium, one genomic window encodes:
- a CDS encoding HEAT repeat domain-containing protein, with amino-acid sequence MNRFGAETPTGILGWLVRSALVVLLAVTGALEVACTQEPMAEEILFQDFAAERARIQILARSETADGISVAVKLGDVKFPDNDVLETTKRASFPQWLKYEDEYVTFYYPKSPHIRLEAPATTEAFTVVGGAMGTTENTFFRCYRLVIGDGVPYCTILLDRKDHFDDGTCFCGAVVYKKYLFRDGSLWRFSFLEDGQVKKIQVLRGGLRAVLFEWTHMAIHQDVYVKIGLGLTMKGQGSDEAAQSRQIMEKYGFGGRLGFLERGMSADQVEALLGQPAERRPDALVYEQVDGRHVTSFRIPLEGGVFCHLPPDYIISSKILPPEKGSLDWIEEKAEYGRVLNSARVYDLGPLTKEDAAYIFDRFIELAPAATSEEWRVLCGAVCDLSRKGYKDDRIPPILRKRYQEKNLDQKWTEYALCEYDPQGSQVLFIQRAQWLLEVFSAPKYAEEADPDYLTSPNTANFSPLLRFLDSSNPLYAEIILRCMDHPNDTIRKCGIEACGGLPLSQVLPRLIAGLSDRSVEVRAECAAQFWYYGASEHLPLLKARLAQEQDSGVREYLEQAIQRLSPDGPAGLPPQEGPGRP; translated from the coding sequence ATGAACCGGTTCGGCGCTGAAACGCCCACAGGCATCCTTGGGTGGTTGGTGCGAAGCGCGCTGGTAGTGCTGCTTGCTGTGACCGGCGCCCTGGAAGTTGCCTGTACCCAAGAACCTATGGCCGAAGAGATTCTTTTCCAGGACTTTGCCGCCGAGAGGGCGCGTATTCAGATCCTGGCCCGGAGCGAGACCGCCGATGGGATAAGCGTCGCCGTGAAACTCGGTGACGTCAAGTTTCCCGACAACGACGTTCTTGAGACCACGAAGCGGGCGTCGTTTCCCCAATGGCTGAAATACGAGGACGAGTACGTTACGTTCTACTACCCGAAGTCCCCGCACATCCGGCTTGAGGCCCCGGCCACGACGGAGGCTTTTACCGTTGTGGGCGGAGCGATGGGGACTACGGAGAACACCTTTTTCCGTTGCTATCGGCTTGTGATCGGCGACGGCGTCCCGTATTGCACCATCCTGTTGGACCGCAAGGACCATTTCGACGACGGCACGTGTTTTTGCGGGGCCGTGGTGTACAAAAAGTACCTTTTCAGGGACGGCTCGCTGTGGCGCTTTTCTTTCCTCGAGGACGGCCAGGTCAAGAAGATCCAGGTTCTGCGCGGCGGCTTGCGGGCGGTTTTGTTCGAGTGGACCCACATGGCGATCCACCAGGATGTGTATGTGAAAATCGGCTTGGGCTTGACCATGAAGGGACAGGGGAGCGATGAGGCTGCTCAGTCGCGGCAGATCATGGAAAAGTATGGTTTCGGCGGTCGGCTGGGGTTCCTTGAAAGGGGAATGTCGGCGGACCAAGTCGAAGCCCTTCTCGGTCAGCCGGCGGAAAGGCGGCCCGACGCGTTGGTTTATGAACAAGTAGACGGGCGCCACGTGACGTCCTTTCGCATCCCATTGGAGGGAGGCGTTTTTTGTCACCTTCCGCCTGACTACATAATATCGAGCAAGATACTTCCGCCGGAGAAGGGGTCGTTGGACTGGATCGAGGAAAAGGCGGAATACGGCCGGGTGCTCAACAGTGCCAGAGTGTACGACCTTGGCCCACTTACAAAGGAGGACGCAGCCTACATCTTCGACCGCTTCATCGAACTCGCACCCGCGGCGACCAGTGAGGAATGGCGCGTGCTTTGTGGCGCGGTGTGCGACCTGAGCCGCAAAGGATACAAGGATGACCGGATTCCCCCGATCCTACGCAAACGATACCAGGAGAAGAATCTCGACCAGAAGTGGACCGAGTACGCCCTTTGCGAGTACGACCCGCAAGGCAGCCAGGTCCTCTTTATCCAAAGGGCGCAGTGGCTTCTTGAGGTGTTCAGCGCCCCGAAGTACGCCGAGGAGGCGGATCCCGATTATTTGACATCGCCCAATACGGCAAACTTCTCCCCACTCCTGCGTTTCTTGGACTCGAGCAACCCGCTGTATGCCGAGATTATCTTACGATGTATGGACCACCCGAATGACACCATTCGCAAATGCGGCATCGAGGCTTGCGGTGGCCTCCCTCTGAGCCAGGTCCTTCCGAGGTTGATCGCTGGTCTCTCCGACAGAAGCGTCGAGGTCCGGGCCGAGTGCGCAGCACAGTTCTGGTACTACGGTGCAAGCGAACACTTGCCCTTGCTGAAGGCCCGGCTGGCGCAAGAGCAGGACTCGGGCGTCCGAGAGTATTTGGAACAGGCGATCCAGAGACTCTCACCGGACGGTCCGGCCGGATTGCCGCCGCAGGAAGGACCGGGGCGGCCATGA